The Vicia villosa cultivar HV-30 ecotype Madison, WI unplaced genomic scaffold, Vvil1.0 ctg.005968F_1_1, whole genome shotgun sequence genome segment tattcagttccttctgatcaaacaaatactttaaactcttatggtcgctaaatacttcaaatctagaaccataaagataatgcctccaaatcttctgTACAAACACAACTGCAGCAAGctctaaatcatgcgtaggataattcttcTTATGAACTTTCAACTGCCTTAACGCATAAGATACAACTTTATCATTATGCATAAGCACACCTCCTAAACTCATATTAGAAGCATCACTATATACCATAAAAGATTCTTttggattaggcaatatcaagaTCGGAGCCgacgtcaatctcttcttcaactcGGTAAGACTTTCTTCACACTAAAGGTCCCACAcaaaagccttacccttacaagtcaacttagtcaacagaagtgccaacttagaaaaACCTTctatgaaccttctataataaccgACTAATCCCAAAAAGCTTCTAATCTCGGTAGCCTACTTTGGAGTTTCCCATCGCAACACATCATCTACTTTAGATGGATCCACAACTATGCCATCACCTGAAATCACATGGCCAAGCAAACTGACTTctttcaaccagaattcacacttggacaacttcgcatacaacttcttctctttcaaaactTGCAACACAAgtttcaaatgctcagcatgctctgtttctgatttagagtaaatcaagatattatcaatgaacaccaccataAACCGATCtagataatcatgaaaaatacAATTCATGTGCTCCATAAATACTCCCAgcgcattagtaacaccgaagggAATTACATAATACTCATAGTGTCCATAACATGTTttgaaagccgtcttctgcatatcctcatctttcactttaatctgatggtaaccgacctcaaatcaatcttactaaacacacgggCACCAACcgattgatccatcaagtcatctatTCTTGGAagcggatacttgttcttgatcgtCACCTTATTCAATtgcctgtaatcaatacaaagtctcatacttccatctttcttcttgacAAACAACACTAGAGCTCCCCACAGTGACACAATTGGTttgacaaacttcttctcaagtagtTCCTCTAGTTGCTTCTTCAATTCCGACAATTTTGATGcggacatcctgtacggtgccatagacacaggtctagtaccaggtacaaggTCAATAGAAAATTCAACTTCTCTCTCTTGCGGTACGTCAGGAATTTCATCATGGAAAACTTCACGAAATTCTTGCACCAGTTACAACTCATCAATTATAGCTTGATTCTCAATAGACAACAATGCCACCAATGCGAACACTTGCACTTCTTCTTTTATTAACAGGCGCAATTGTCTAGCAGACAACAATTCAACATGTTCTTCTTCAGGAGTAGAGAACCTCACCGACTTATCATAATAATTAATATGAACATGGTTATACTCTAACCAATTTATACCTAAGATCACGTCCAATCCTCTCAACGGCAAGCAAACAAAATCGACAATAAAGTCTCTGTCGAAAATCGACAAGGGGCACTTtaaacacacaagagaagtagtCACCAATCCCTTAGCTAGAGTATCGACGATCATCTCTCCATTCATAGaagacaacacaagacccaatctttcaacacaatcagCAGAGATAAAGCAATGCGTaacaccagtatcaataatagtaattagagtgctattaatgaaacatgtacctctaATGAATCCgtcctcactagtggtctgagtcCCTGACAAGGCGAACACCTTTCCACCAGTTTGTTCCTTCTTTGGTTTTTGGCACTTGCTACCAATGTGCCTCTCTTCACCACATTGAAGCAAACCATCTACTTATGCTTGCACTCTGGCGCCTCATGTCCAATCTTACCACAACAAAAATACCTCTTGGCTTCAGCAGTACACACATTACTCTTATGACCAGCTCTACCACACTTGAAGCGCACAATACCAGCATGAGCATATCCCTCACTAGTTCTCTGGCAACTAGTAGCTTTCTgcttactgtaacaccccaattctaccccgcagttataagcgaaaatcagagtgcattaaaaaaaatattcatcaaacgatggaatgtcacatttcgacttaaccaagcaaacatacttatatttcatttcacaaagatacatagcattcggaagcaaaacttcattcaccacttacatctttaacttataaacatctttcaatCCAACTCAaaacaaatgtcatcatggaatacaacaattaaatattaaagactaattcccccgagtgctacgtatcagagcaatagaAACCAACTCAACTTGCcctaaagcaacataaagacttcataaagtcaCTCCGAACATCCACATCTAATCTTgaatacctgcccatttcccatggtaggggaaatatcagcaaaggggtgagatatcttacaatataaaggaatgaatGATaactaatataggagatatagatcatacataatttcaccacttcgcatcacacaACATCTTATAACAAACTTTCATCAccaacaacttatcaatataatacaacttttaaAAGCGGTAACAATGTCATTAACCAATTAACACAACATActcaaattcacaattataatatgatcatgtcacaacaaacatctcatcattatgtcacaacaaacatctcatcatctcaacaatccaaatcacataatcaacttataAAACGgaaacaatgtcaacaatcaaccatgaaaatatatgcaattcacaagtaagattccaacacatcacgacaaacatctcttcatcaagtcatcacatcacaacaaacatatcttcATCAAGTCACAACAACATgatcaaataagactcaaatggaattcacatgtgactcgacttatgcaaatgcatgtggtaccaattggagtaaaactcccaccgtctcaattttgccattgggcacagcgtcgctatttgccattaaggccacagtcgcttttgccattaaggccaccgttgctttatgcaaatggatgtgactcaatgaatgcaacatccacacaaacacaacacacGTAAACAATAcatcacaacatcgtctaaatcaccatcaaacattatcaatataatgtcaaacttcaacaacaacaaaatcatcatcattcataagaatgcatcacttcacaatcacgtagctatgttgcatcatcatcatacaataatacttcacttcacaacaacattcacaacataaaGCAATTCTATTCAAGGAAAGGATTCATTAAGATTTCCAAGGGTATTCAAAGCATATACCATGGATAGACATCAATTAGAGCTTCATGGAAGTTCAAACGACATTTAAAAACAAGTTaaggttcaaaagatacatcatgtcaaagtttgaacaagttttgtgaaacagggtccgctcagcgaccGTCAAGCGCGCTTATGGAAATACCAATTCCATAACCCCGCTTGAAGCGGCGAGGTCCAGTAGCGAAATCAACTCTGAGCTCCGCTTAGTGGGCtcactttatttttcaaaaataaatagtatATAATCATTCACACCcatcatgaatatcatatcacatatcATGCCAACCATAATGTTATCAATCAACACCAATTCACATATTACATAAATACGATTCAAGTAACATGTTATCACTAGCATATAAATCATACTCATAGTATTCACCAATTCAACATCTTATTATACATGTAGTCAACAATTGCCGATACATTTGTGCACATCCTCATCAATTCATTACGGTATACAATATGAATAAATTACAACGTATCATATCAACACATGTTATTCACATTTTATCAAGCCATAACACATATTCACATACATACATGTTATTAAAACCACCACATCATAATTAAGTCATCAAGTAATCATTCTCCacaagaatattcaaataacaCATATCCATTCACACACATCATGAATATTACACCACATAACATGTCGTCACAATACTATTCACAAATGATCAAGTTATAACGCACATATACATAATTGCATGTTAAcatcatcataattaattcatcatGTTCTATCCATTCTACTTCTATCACATAGATAATTTCATTATcttcccaacgcttcgaacggctcgtaaaacggagttacggatcaaaagttatgacattttgaagtttcaaaaatatttttgacaacagggtccgctcagcgggctGGGGTCCGCTTAGCGACCACACGATTATGCAAAAAATACAGCAGCAAACAGACCTACGAAAATGCTATATCTCCACCCAAAATCACTTACAATCAACAATTCAAAGCATATATGATTAGCATACatcatttatcatcatcaaaTTATACCAAAACATGCTTAGACCACCAATTTCATGAaatctaacataaaccctaacacttCTAAAACTATGAAATTGAAGGATTAAAGATGATACACCAATCACAACCTTACTCACTCTCATAAACCTCTAACAACTCATCAAAAGCTCAGCAAATCATTCATTaatttcaacattcatcaacattgcaatttttcacacattcatggatttcaattatgaaacctactctctaccatacccatcatcatgccaacccttagagagtaagaaccccacccttaccttagtaaAAGCTTCACTTTCTTCAATGGAGTTCTTCTCCTTCAAGCCCTAGTTTTCCTCTTtcatcccttctttctcttctttctcttctttcaccaaaatgagttatgagactaaatctctaaaaccctaactcttactatctcacctatgggcttaacccataacccatctaTTGTGTTATATTTCTTCCACTTCGGCCCAATTCATAAgattcctctaattactcaattaagccaaataacgcacataaataaataatcacataacataacaaatattatttccaataatattccacaactacaatcGATCCATAACGCAAataataccaactcgcaattgtatttctccaactaatccgaccataacttaactactcaaatcaacacattaatccaattacgcctttagaataataccgataaatcccgacttcaactaattccaacgaataaatccttgatcaatttaattaaataatttattaaattcggggcgttacaactctcccccacttagaatatttttgttCTAAAAAATTGATCTTGACATAACCATCCTCAACTTCGCTTCTAACTCTCCGATTCTCAACTGCGTTTGACAACACTTCGACTACCAAAACATCTCAATCTGACTTAAATCTAGCGTCAATTATTCGACATCTCTATGACATACTCGTTAACAACTTACTAACCACCTCAGGAATCTCTCGGCTTATCAATACTCATGGTAGCAACAACTATAACACGCTTATACGTGGAAATACAATCTCACTTTATTAACTTAGCAACCGAATCATCATTGCTTCATAATACCTTGACATATGATTCTTAAGGTAGTAACACTCATAACCCTCATATACTTGGGTGTTCAATGCCATACCATTATCGTAtcaacaacattctcaacatCAGAACACATACGTACTTTTATTCTCATAATTATACATGCCAATCTTCAACAAACACCAACAACTCTCTCTCCGCCCCGTTGTATCACTCTTATAGTGACATTAAGATAGCCAACATACTCAACTCAGTCATAGTATGAAATATCACTTCTTACTTACATTGCCCAaagttataccccaaaatttgcccgcatctttttcagaaagaaggcaacagacttctgtctaaaaattgggagtttcatataatcttggatgttatttcacaaatatcctgattttttgaatactcggtttttagaatatttcttatacggtattttggttcgctgttgaatttattcttacacaaacgccaagtactatttatcacttcacacacgctgtttatttgagatttatttgcagataaatagtactgacacaattggtacagaattaaattttgcaggcgcaaagtccagggattcagactgtactggtaacaagtaaattattattagtttttgtttcccactaatttttgtactatattattattttcaaaatctgttctattattttcaaaatctcttcctttcttttcaaatctctttctttcaaatcaaatcctaactttattccatacatgtttcttttcaaaccctaccatacactttctttcaaatcctactaccactcaaattttccttttttgtacggaatcacttcattccccaacgtctctatccttcttttcactctataaatacctctcattttttccataaattctcacatcaaatttcaactaatttctcaaacttctacctcataattattttctcttcttcccaggcaaaaatggcaaagtggatggatacgttttttcttatggtcatcactattttggtggtgatcatgtcctttttttgtctgcatagtcctgaaaaatgcggacctgggttgcttacacttccGTTCATTTATATGTtgctatttatagcatgggtttttaatcgtcatttttaaagtttgtcgtatctttcactttcaaataatgtactgtttattttatttgtcgtactattcattatattatgtaatatttgtactgtcagtattaaatatcgtactatctgtcgtactgtcgtttaattatcaagataatattatgtgtgtttattgctagttaaatatttattcttctgtgcattaaatatatttcaaggttattatcggtaatttcgttcgcgtaccgtatattttatttatttattatgtttatgtttttctaacaactcatgtaaataaattttcaccattaacacaacaaaaacaaagaaagaaaaaattaactttaactgttatgttttcactttaactgttacgttaatgcccggacagccagttgacagtcaaacccacTGACAGCACAATTcttcgtgttttgtaccatcaatcaagtcaatcttttgcatttcaaaattccaagatttttgttctagaagtcttctgataatcacatgatcagcagaggctcaacactgcacaaaaatcaggtacgcttaactgtctcctacacaaacagtccctaactagggtttttgttttttttcttcaggagaacaagttttttttgagacctcaaatggatttcatggacctccatatgtctcaaagtaccacaagacaaattttcaaacttcaattcgctcagacgcacagtcagcagttcaaacagtcaacagacgaccagtttgaccgaaaagtcaacagacagtcaaaaatgaaattttttgtcaacatccatattttgtcaaaagattcatcatttgatcaatggttgatcataattcatcaagaaaagatcaaaaatcaacaaaaccctaagtttcaaaattagggttttctcctaaaaagtcaactgaactttgaccggccataactctctcctcgttcattcaaaaatttCCAACCAAAGTTTTTTTTGAAGGAagttcaattatctttcaaatgcaattgatcccatggtcattggaatcaccatttgaaaaatatgagctcagacattacaggtcattttcaaagtcaacaaaaaatggttttttgtcaaaggccataacatcaagataacttctccaaatgaaaaaaagttttcaaagtagcctgtagaggacatcttgaggtttctaaaaagtacaagaactccttcatatgatcaaaattgaggaagatatgccttgttgaagttggctattttttgggaaaatgcatgaaaccaacattgatcaaaaatgttttttttccaaaagaggccaagttttcatgatccaaacatgattctaatgatgctaagggcctcccacgaccaacctaaggcccataacatttttatttcttttttagtttaattttattacatttaaagtttaattaaaaaagaaatggtgtaagataatgatacaatgctttgttcttaagcaaaagccatcaaaattgatccaaactctgcagcataaaagtacatggcaggcctagagcaagagggatgaagaaaatcaagccatggccaaaaattcaaagtttttattatttaaaaattcaaaagttcaaaagcaatcaatgcttgatagcttaagtttgcagcacttccatggcctataaatgcaCTAGAATACTTCATCAACAAGACACACACGAAAATACACCAAGGAATAGCCAAGaaactcacaaaattctcaaaaaaatatcaaaactttgtaattttcattttttggtttccagccattatcaatacaaactaatTGTCCTAATCATCTTCTGAGACATAATATAGTAAGTTGGGATCAAAATCCATGGCTGAAAGTACTCGAAACGATCATACTCATGCTCTCCGATTGGCTTAAATTTTCGTGATCCATATctcattcataagcatatataaattatatctaACATTTTGTTTGAGTTTGTGAAGTGATTTAGAGTAGCTTTGACGTACAACATGGAAGCATAGGTCCCTGAAACAAGCTTGGCCATGTTCAACCGTGTTTAAACTCTTTGCTTCGAATCTCTTGATACGAACACTTTTAGAAAAAACCAaggccaccatcgtgttcaggaggttcgAATTAGGTGGATAGGGTGTTCCTTGCGCTTTAAAACTAACaattttgcaggttttaaaagtcacctcgccggagaagaagaCCGGAAACACTGTTCCGGCGGTCAACAAGTCCAAGGGGGGATTGATTGGCTCGCATGGCGTTTCTTCCTTCTCTCATTGGCTGGTCAAACATTGACAGCATGCGTGGCAAAATCAAATAACCTGATTGGCTCTGGTTTAAGTCGTGGGCCCCACATgacttaaattaaaaaaaaaagtagaaacaatTGAACTGGGCCTTGCACGAACTGATTTCCACACCCTTGGTTTCTGGCCCAAACGcatcttttgaactaaaatcagttCTTTTCCAAATTTACTTGATACACCCCCCAGTTtaagttaattaaatcattttaatttttacttttaaattaattcaaccaatcaaa includes the following:
- the LOC131642866 gene encoding uncharacterized protein LOC131642866, translated to MGSKQKATSCQRTSEGYAHAGIVRFKCGRAGHKSNVCTAEAKRLGLVLSSMNGEMIVDTLAKGLVTTSLVCLKCPLSIFDRDFIVDFVCLPLRGLDVILGINWLEYNHVHINYYDKSVRFSTPEEEHVELLSARQLRLLIKEEVQVFALVALLSIENQAIIDEL